The following proteins are encoded in a genomic region of Maniola jurtina chromosome 17, ilManJurt1.1, whole genome shotgun sequence:
- the LOC123873718 gene encoding sodium-coupled neutral amino acid transporter 9 homolog: MRLKRNSTKNSEIDSTASSVKSADSFGIFGSACSDCSECEYGAERKCHIYGNISSSSCTNLSFHSAADRETHPLLLSPNLTNTYKSISSSTDTLGPGELSASDIIATYKKTLQKTVIVEKNRQSSLVTIFSVWNTIMGSSLLTMAWGVERAGLPTALFLIIFMSALCLYTAYILLRVNYYHGTETCEVPALCRLLLGAGTAAVAHAFSLLVLLGANVLYWLLISNFLYHTVNYLMELSSPNATAFNATVLCPTDALITPSAPIAAPSPYWGLHTTVPFYVAIIVFPLLNFTKVSFFTKFNSLGTLSVFYLLIFIIVKGWMWGINMSALTAGVHGGGDAAVLSGMLALSFYIHNIIITIMSNNARQEKNGRDLSIAFLLVTVTYVLVGVVFYICFPLAKSCIEDNILNNFEMHDVMTAIARALLLFQVITVYPLVVFMIRCEAAQLCAKAAARGPGVVINLAVVALSILVACLCPNIGTIIRYTGAISGLVHVFALPSFLQMRSLHLRRKLTVWKVLFYSAIIAFGTVNLVMQFFIA; encoded by the exons ATGAGGTTAAAAAGAAATTCTACGAAAAATAGCGAAATAGATTCGACGGCCAGTTCGGTGAAATCTGCTGATAGTTTtgg CATATTTGGCAGCGCATGTTCGGATTGTTCAGAATGCGAATACGGCGCGGAAAGAAAATGTCACATCTACGG CAATATATCGAGCTCGAGCTGCACAAACCTGAGTTTCCACAGCGCGGCCGATCGCGAGACGCACCCTCTGCTGCTCAGCCCCAACCTCACCAACACTTACAAGTCCATCAGTAGCAGTACAGACACACTG GGTCCCGGAGAGTTGTCAGCGAGTGATATTATAGCCACATACAAAAAAACTCTTCAGAAAACCGTCATTGTGGAGAAGAACAGGCAAAGTTCTCTAGTCACAAT TTTTTCAGTATGGAACACGATAATGGGGTCATCTTTATTGACCATGGCGTGGGGCGTGGAGCGTGCAGGGTTGCCGACTGCGTTATTCCTGATCATATTTATGTCAGCCCTGTGTCTATATACCGCCTATATATTGCTGAGAGTCAATTATTATCAtg GCACTGAGACCTGCGAGGTTCCAGCACTATGCCGCTTGTTGCTCGGCGCAGGCACGGCAGCGGTCGCACACGCCTTCAGCTTGTTGGTACTCCTGGGCGCCAACGTGCTGTACTGGCTCCTCATCTCCAACTTTCTCTACCACACCGTCAACTACCTCATGG AACTAAGTTCGCCAAATGCTACAGCTTTCAACGCAACAGTCCTCTGCCCTACAGACGCACTCATCACCCCCTCCGCCCCCATCGCAGCACCCTCCCCCTACTGGGGGCTCCACACCACTGTCCCCTTTTACGTGGCAATCATCGTGTTCCCACTTCTGAACTTTACGAAGGTCTCCTTCTTCACCAAGTTTAATTCTTTGG GTACATTATCAGTATTCTACCTCCTGATCTTCATAATAGTGAAGGGTTGGATGTGGGGCATCAACATGAGCGCGCTCACGGCCGGCGTGCACGGCGGCGGCGACGCGGCTGTGCTGAGCGGCATGCTGGCGCTGTCCTTCTACATACacaacatcatcatcactatcatgAGCAACAACGCAAGGCAGGAGAAAAAT GGTCGAGATCTGTCGATAGCGTTTCTATTGGTGACTGTGACCTACGTGTTGGTCGGTGTGGTGTTCTACATTTGCTTCCCGCTCGCCAAGTCCTGCATAGAAGAT AATATCTTGAACAACTTCGAAATGCATGACGTTATGACCGCGATAGCAAGAGCGCTATTGCTTTTTCAG GTAATCACAGTATACCCGCTAGTAGTATTCATGATAAGATGTGAAGCTGCGCAGTTGTGTGCCAAAGCGGCCGCGCGTGGCCCCGGCGTCGTCATCAACCTGGCGGTGGTCGCGCTCAGCATACTGGTCGCGTGCTTGTGCCCCAACATTGGCACCATCATCAG GTACACAGGAGCGATAAGTGGTCTAGTGCACGTGTTCGCGCTTCCATCGTTTCTGCAGATGCGCTCACTCCATCTGCGAAGGAAGTTGACCGTATGGAAAGTACTGTTTTATTCCGCCATTATTGCTTTTGGAACTGTTAATTTAGTCATGCAGTTTTTCATCGCGTAG
- the LOC123873715 gene encoding phosphoglucomutase, with the protein MSSVITVSTNPYEGQKPGTSGLRKKVRVFLQENYTENFIQSILDANKKAIVGSTLVVGGDGRYLVKEVVDKIIKISAGNGVAKLLVGQNGILSTPAVSHIIRKYQTLGGIVLTASHNPGGINNDFGIKFNCSNGGPAPDGTTNDIYQLTTAIKEYKIVPDIKCNIDEIGVSRFKVEDREFVVEVIDSVKDYVEYMKSIFDFPKIKTLLQGSEQRKPFKVLIDSMSGVTGPYVKRIFIDELNASEGSVRRVIPLEDFGGAHPDPNLTYAADLVNEVKNGDFDFGAAFDGDGDRNMIIGRGAFFVTPSDSLAVLASQLQHIPYFQRTGVKGFARSMPTAAAVDRVAEALGKEMFQVPTGWKYFGNLMDAGRLSLCGEESFGTGSDHVREKDGLWAALAWLSVLAATGKSVEEMLVAHWQQYGRNYFTRYDYEECPSDPCNEMMQELEKKMTSAGFVGSQHSASGKTYTVALADNFSYMDPVDRSVAMKQGLRIVFEDGSRIVVRLSGTGSSGATVRLYIDSYEATDVLGDAQLMLRPLIQVALDISKLQHYTGRDAPTVIT; encoded by the exons ATGTCTAGTGTCATAACTGTTAGTACAAATCCCTATGAAGGTCAGAAACCGGGCACCAGTGGTTTACGTAAAAAAGTTCGAGTTTTCCTTCAAGAAAATTATACGGAAAACTTTATCCAGAGCATCTTGGACGCTAATAAAAAGGCTATAGTTGGCTCTACGCTCGTTGTTGGGGGTGATGGAAGGTATCTGGTGAAGGAAGTTGTggataaaataattaagatcTCCGCCGGTAATGGG GTAGCCAAACTATTGGTTGGCCAAAATGGAATCCTGTCCACTCCAGCCGTGTCACATATCATCAGGAAATACCAAACATTGG gtgGCATAGTACTAACAGCATCACACAACCCGGGCGGTATCAACAATGACTTTGGTATCAAGTTCAACTGCAGCAACGGAGGCCCGGCGCCCGACGGCACCACCAACGACATATACCAACTGACCACCGCCATCAAGGAATACAAGATTGTGCCCGACATCAAGTGTAATATCGATGAGATTGGAGTCTCTAGATTCAAG GTGGAagaccgcgaatttgtggtggAAGTGATAGATTCAGTGAAGGACTATGTGGAATACATGAAGTCCATATTCGACTTCCCCAAGATCAAAACTCTCCTGCAAGGATCAGAACAGAGGAAACCATTCAAAGTTCTCATCGACTCTATGAGTGGAG TGACGGGCCCGTACGTCAAACGCATATTCATTGACGAACTCAACGCGTCAGAGGGTAGCGTACGTCGGGTTATACCGTTGGAAGACTTTGGGGGAGCGCATCCCGACCCTAACCTGACGTATGCAGCTGACCTGGTGAATGAGGTGAAGAATGGGGACTTTGACTTTGGAGCTGCATTTGATGGAGATG GTGATCGTAACATGATAATCGGTCGAGGTGCCTTCTTCGTGACCCCCTCGGACTCCCTCGCGGTGCTGGCCAGCCAGCTGCAGCACATCCCGTACTTCCAGAGGACCGGGGTCAAGGGCTTCGCGCGGAGTATGCCCACCGCCGCGGCCGTGGACAGGGTGGCTGAAGCGCTGGGCAAGGAGATGTTCCAGGTGCCCACTG GCTGGAAATACTTTGGCAACCTCATGGACGCTGGTCGTCTATCTCTTTGTGGAGAAGAGAGCTTTGGCACTGGCTCGGACCATGTGAGAGAGAAAGACGGGCTCTGGGCCGCTCTGGCCTGGCTCTCAGTACTGGCAGCTACTGGCAAGTCTGTTGAAGAGATGCTAGTGGCTCACTGGCAGCAATATGGCAGGAATTACTTTACGAG GTATGACTACGAAGAATGCCCAAGCGATCCCTGCAACGAAATGATGCAAGAATTAGAGAAGAAAATGACATCCGCTGGCTTCGTGGGATCTCAACACAGCGCTTCGGGCAAGACTTACACCGTAGCGTTAGCCGACAACTTCTCTTACATGGATCCCGTCGACAGAAGCGTGGCTATGAAACAG GGTCTGCGCATAGTTTTCGAAGACGGCTCACGGATAGTGGTACGACTGAGCGGGACGGGAAGTTCGGGAGCCACAGTGCG ACTGTACATAGACTCGTACGAGGCTACGGACGTGCTGGGCGACGCGCAGCTGATGTTGCGGCCGCTCATACAAGTGGCGTTGGACATTTCCAAACTGCAGCACTATACCGGCCGCGACGCGCCCACTGTCATCACATAA